In Vigna unguiculata cultivar IT97K-499-35 chromosome 3, ASM411807v1, whole genome shotgun sequence, a single genomic region encodes these proteins:
- the LOC114176175 gene encoding proteasome subunit beta type-1, whose protein sequence is MTKQHANWSPYDNNGGSCVAIAGADYCVIAADTRMSTGYNILTRDYSKISQLAEKCVMASSGFQADVKALQKVLSARHLIYQHQHNKQMSCPAMGQLLSNTLYYKRFFPYYAFNVLGGLDNEGKGCVFTYDAVGSYERVGYSSQGSGSTLIMPFLDNQLKSPSPLLLPAKDAVTPLSESEAVDLVKTVFASATERDIYTGDKVEIVILNASGIRREYMDLRKD, encoded by the exons ATGACGAAGCAACATGCTAATTGGTCTCCATACGATAACAATGGAGG ATCATGTGTTGCGATTGCTGGAGCCGATTACTGTGTTATTGCCGCAGATACCAGAATGTCCACTGGTTACAACATCCTCACTCGGGATTACTCCAAAATCTCCCAATT AGCGGAGAAGTGTGTGATGGCTTCTTCTGGTTTTCAAGCTGATGTGAAAGCCTTGCAGAAGGTTTTGTCTGCTAGACATTTG ATTTATCAGCATCAACATAACAAGCAAATGAGCTGCCCTGCAATGGGTCAGCTTCTTTCAAACACACTTTATTACAAACGCTTCTTTCCCTATTATGCATTCAATGTTTTGGGTGGCCTTGACAATGAAG GAAAGGGATGTGTTTTCACATATGATGCTGTTGGTTCCTATGAGAGGGTTGGATATAGCTCTCAGGGTTCTGGATCCACACTTATCATGCCATTTCTGGATAACCAGCTGAAGTCTCCTAGCCCACTCCTGTTACCTGCCAAG GATGCTGTTACTCCACTGTCTGAATCAGAAGCAGTTGATCTGGTGAAAACCGTTTTTGCATCTGCAACTGAGAGAGATATATACACC GGAGACAAGGTTGAAATCGTCATCCTAAATGCCAGTGGTATTCGTCGTGAATACATGGACCTAAGGAAAGACTAG
- the LOC114179003 gene encoding uncharacterized protein LOC114179003 — translation MSLQDQPQQPVQVYPTNQPPSSSSHHSNGSFGAVFIVLAIILVISVVACVLGRLCNKRYNRHSSISSSNQRGPMQHRPQIHDLRPRDEGDIEFGVEKRMPPPIIRTKVQGPHHGHGAGAGEELRAGA, via the coding sequence ATGTCTCTTCAAGATCAGCCACAGCAACCAGTCCAAGTTTACCCTACAAATCAGCCACCCTCATCATCATCTCACCACTCAAATGGGTCTTTTGGAGCAGTTTTCATTGTCCTTGCCATAATTCTAGTAATTTCTGTGGTTGCTTGTGTTCTTGGTCGCCTTTGCAACAAGCGCTACAATAGGCACAGTAGCATCAGCAGCAGCAACCAGAGAGGTCCTATGCAGCATAGGCCACAGATCCATGATTTGCGTCCGAGGGATGAAGGTGATATTGAATTTGGGGTTGAGAAAAGAATGCCACCACCGATTATAAGGACCAAAGTGCAAGGTCCTCATCATGGTCATGGAGCAGGCGCAGGAGAAGAGCTTAGAGCGGGTGCATGA